In Candidatus Ozemobacteraceae bacterium, a genomic segment contains:
- a CDS encoding zinc finger protein, whose amino-acid sequence MTEEIIREGSWMCPNCRTKNRGAHEKCTACGAIRGNVQFIYEETGQQVTDEAEKARALGGADWVCPFCGDSNPFDATSCKGCSAPRSEGKQREVRNLGATPASSARPAGTPHMPEPVIPAEGLSTARPVSPAVAWFFKIGCGGILLLIAALMGMECMTWNQVVEVTGLAWERTIEVEELKAVRHEDWSDRMPSGGRILNREEKIRSYRDVLIGHQEVEETYTEQQQVGTRRVKTGVQDLGNGRFKEIWSDEPVYKDVQKRRRVMKPMYRKEPVYGTWLAYETDEWVKIDTKAAKGTTELPAWPATGVTQPVGNILGARREGTKTESYKVTLKSSKDGKTYDITMIGSKKIDAATFEKMRLGTKWAAGISGLGNIKELAPATP is encoded by the coding sequence ATGACTGAAGAGATCATCCGCGAGGGGAGCTGGATGTGTCCGAACTGCCGCACGAAGAACCGCGGCGCCCACGAGAAGTGCACCGCCTGCGGGGCGATCCGGGGCAACGTCCAGTTCATCTACGAGGAGACCGGGCAGCAGGTGACCGACGAGGCGGAAAAGGCTCGCGCGCTCGGCGGCGCCGACTGGGTCTGCCCCTTCTGCGGCGACAGCAATCCTTTCGACGCGACTTCCTGCAAAGGCTGTTCGGCCCCCCGTTCCGAGGGAAAGCAGCGCGAGGTGAGGAATCTCGGCGCGACTCCGGCCTCGTCGGCCCGGCCTGCCGGAACGCCGCACATGCCGGAGCCGGTCATTCCCGCGGAGGGCCTCTCGACCGCGCGGCCTGTTTCCCCGGCCGTGGCCTGGTTCTTCAAGATCGGCTGCGGGGGCATCCTGCTGCTGATCGCGGCCCTGATGGGCATGGAGTGCATGACCTGGAACCAGGTCGTCGAAGTGACCGGACTGGCATGGGAACGCACGATCGAGGTCGAGGAGCTGAAAGCCGTCAGACACGAGGACTGGTCGGACCGGATGCCTTCCGGCGGCCGCATCCTGAACCGTGAAGAGAAGATCCGCTCGTATCGCGACGTTCTGATCGGCCACCAGGAGGTCGAGGAAACCTACACGGAACAGCAGCAGGTCGGCACGCGCAGGGTGAAAACCGGCGTGCAGGATCTCGGCAACGGACGCTTCAAGGAGATCTGGTCCGACGAGCCCGTCTACAAGGACGTTCAGAAGCGCCGCCGCGTGATGAAGCCGATGTATCGCAAGGAGCCGGTCTACGGCACCTGGTTGGCCTACGAGACAGACGAGTGGGTGAAGATCGACACGAAGGCCGCCAAAGGCACGACGGAGCTGCCCGCGTGGCCGGCGACCGGCGTGACCCAGCCCGTCGGGAACATCCTGGGAGCGCGCCGCGAGGGCACGAAGACCGAGTCATACAAGGTCACCCTCAAGTCGTCGAAGGACGGCAAAACCTACGACATCACCATGATCGGCTCGAAGAAGATCGACGCCGCGACGTTCGAGAAGATGCGCCTCGGTACGAAGTGGGCCGCCGGCATCAGCGGCCTCGGCAACATCAAGGAGCTGGCTCCGGCGACCCCGTGA
- a CDS encoding HD domain-containing protein codes for MDMHQDLQKICRAGRPSEPLAGRLAAGTLPAPLPALVGIPQPADKHPEGDVWNHILLVVDHAAGIARREALPADERDLLVLAALVHDLGKIAVTVVDSDGRVRSWKHEEASVFLPPFRRLQETWPVSAELERKVTTLVECHLPNARMQDTTPGEREVRRFLKRLGETGVPFHLARWLIAADVSGRGTGESDPLAAWLPVIEAIRREESRPAPLVTGKDLVALGVAPGPRFRALLGQAAAMADQGWDRDRILAELRSLIGSPTG; via the coding sequence ATGGATATGCATCAGGATCTGCAGAAAATCTGCCGGGCCGGGCGGCCGTCGGAGCCGCTGGCCGGCCGGCTGGCCGCCGGAACGCTTCCCGCGCCGCTCCCGGCGCTCGTGGGAATTCCACAGCCGGCCGACAAGCATCCCGAAGGCGACGTGTGGAACCACATTCTTCTCGTCGTCGACCACGCGGCCGGCATCGCCCGACGCGAGGCCCTGCCGGCCGATGAGCGAGATCTGCTGGTCCTGGCGGCGCTGGTCCACGACCTGGGCAAGATCGCCGTGACCGTGGTCGATTCCGACGGCCGCGTCCGGTCCTGGAAGCACGAGGAGGCGTCCGTGTTCCTGCCGCCGTTCAGGCGGCTCCAGGAGACGTGGCCCGTTTCGGCCGAGCTCGAGCGGAAGGTTACGACCCTCGTCGAGTGCCATCTGCCCAACGCGCGCATGCAGGACACGACGCCGGGCGAACGCGAAGTCAGGCGTTTTTTGAAAAGACTCGGCGAGACCGGCGTGCCCTTTCACCTCGCCCGCTGGCTCATCGCCGCCGACGTTTCGGGTCGCGGGACCGGCGAATCCGATCCCCTGGCCGCCTGGTTGCCGGTCATCGAGGCCATCCGCCGGGAAGAAAGCCGTCCCGCGCCCCTCGTCACCGGAAAAGACCTCGTGGCGCTCGGCGTCGCCCCAGGCCCGCGATTCCGCGCCCTGCTCGGGCAGGCCGCCGCGATGGCCGATCAAGGCTGGGACCGCGACCGGATCCTCGCTGAACTCCGTTCCCTGATCGGTTCCCCGACGGGCTGA
- a CDS encoding NHL repeat-containing protein, protein MLLALLLFVGAAFAGDAEEMPRFRLYGTWGTAGHADGQLMHPMAMAVSPDGKRLAVCDTDNNRVVVLKIRVPLPETAESASVPPAKPLQIELTIGDIWPWEGSLAPNDAHDRWRETDNADGVRSPRELPGRAYMGGQGRVRPATNVPMDRFNRPQGITWKDDETLVIADTDNHRVKAVKLDGEVQWILGQEGWKDGYFHHPLGIDMDTQGNLLVCEPRSGYLRGLGLDAFQRQSTQGNRLQMFGPDLKPVKRAGHMHHMSGRLDRQFKDLVRVWAVPDGGAYVTDSGNHRILELDADLRTKRVLQKWPFATMRYPQGVHGDGAGRLAIADTGNNRVLVIGKNGDIDQILGGFGVQPGKFSLPREARFGPYGYLFVLDTQNCRIQVFREPWAPEPAAPPIEKPASLPATLPADSR, encoded by the coding sequence ATGCTCCTTGCGCTCCTGCTGTTCGTCGGCGCCGCTTTCGCAGGCGATGCGGAGGAGATGCCGCGGTTCAGGCTGTACGGCACATGGGGAACTGCGGGCCATGCCGACGGCCAGCTGATGCACCCGATGGCGATGGCCGTTTCCCCCGACGGGAAGCGGCTCGCCGTCTGCGATACCGACAACAACCGCGTCGTCGTCCTGAAGATCCGCGTTCCGTTGCCCGAAACGGCGGAGTCGGCGTCCGTGCCGCCGGCGAAGCCGCTTCAAATAGAGTTGACTATAGGAGATATCTGGCCCTGGGAGGGCAGCCTGGCCCCGAATGACGCGCACGACCGGTGGCGGGAAACCGACAACGCCGACGGCGTGCGCTCGCCGCGAGAACTGCCCGGCCGAGCCTACATGGGCGGCCAGGGCCGTGTCAGGCCGGCGACGAACGTGCCGATGGACCGGTTCAACCGGCCGCAGGGCATCACCTGGAAGGACGACGAGACGCTGGTCATCGCCGACACCGACAACCACCGCGTCAAGGCCGTGAAGCTGGACGGCGAGGTCCAGTGGATTCTCGGTCAGGAAGGCTGGAAAGACGGGTATTTCCATCATCCGCTCGGGATCGACATGGACACACAGGGAAATCTGCTGGTCTGCGAGCCCCGCTCGGGGTATCTGCGAGGTCTCGGCCTCGACGCGTTCCAGCGCCAGAGCACCCAGGGAAACCGGCTCCAGATGTTCGGGCCCGACCTCAAGCCCGTGAAACGGGCAGGCCACATGCACCACATGTCAGGCCGACTCGACCGTCAGTTCAAGGACCTGGTGCGGGTCTGGGCGGTTCCCGACGGGGGCGCATACGTCACGGATTCGGGAAATCATCGCATTCTCGAGCTTGATGCCGACCTGCGCACGAAGCGCGTTCTCCAGAAATGGCCCTTCGCGACGATGCGCTACCCGCAGGGCGTCCACGGCGACGGCGCGGGCCGCCTCGCGATCGCCGACACGGGCAACAACCGCGTCCTGGTGATCGGGAAAAACGGCGACATCGACCAGATCCTGGGTGGCTTCGGCGTCCAGCCCGGCAAGTTCTCCCTGCCTCGCGAAGCGCGGTTCGGCCCGTACGGCTACCTGTTCGTCCTCGATACGCAGAACTGCCGCATCCAGGTCTTCCGCGAGCCCTGGGCCCCCGAACCCGCCGCCCCGCCCATCGAAAAACCCGCTTCCCTCCCCGCCACTCTCCCCGCCGACTCGAGATAG
- a CDS encoding ADP-ribosylglycohydrolase family protein: MLMAIVGDILGSSIEFEHDKPSLAELSIPALADVGRVTDDTVMTLATWKWWTDFRSGRAKVEEYVEYLRSYFHLTPGIGYGPKFFRFMRDGIIPDPPSCGNGAAMRISALGVDLGMPLDEMMDLVERLTLQTHGHPEAVKGAQAVVYSARRLSETRREHDDPDLRRRLKAEIEAMFGYNLDLDYDDLIEDEFDATCQGSVPQAIWCVLSSSNLDDVFRKALTIGGDSDTIACMAGGMAQACFGTDMHGISPRHLATSKLAELRAPEIESAFSHSLSRCDI, from the coding sequence ATGCTCATGGCCATCGTTGGCGACATTCTCGGATCCAGCATCGAGTTCGAGCATGACAAGCCCTCTCTCGCGGAGTTGAGCATTCCCGCCCTGGCCGATGTCGGGAGAGTGACGGATGACACCGTCATGACCCTGGCGACCTGGAAATGGTGGACGGATTTTCGCTCCGGCAGGGCAAAGGTCGAAGAGTATGTCGAGTATCTTCGCAGCTATTTTCACCTGACTCCCGGCATCGGCTATGGCCCCAAGTTCTTTCGGTTCATGCGCGACGGCATCATTCCGGATCCGCCCAGTTGCGGCAACGGCGCCGCCATGCGCATCTCCGCCCTCGGCGTCGATCTGGGCATGCCGCTGGACGAGATGATGGACCTGGTCGAACGATTGACCCTGCAGACCCACGGGCACCCGGAAGCCGTCAAAGGCGCTCAGGCAGTCGTTTATTCGGCCAGAAGGCTCTCCGAGACACGCCGGGAGCATGACGACCCGGACCTGAGACGGCGGTTGAAAGCGGAGATCGAAGCGATGTTCGGGTACAATCTCGACCTGGACTATGACGATCTCATCGAGGACGAGTTCGACGCCACCTGCCAGGGATCGGTTCCGCAGGCCATCTGGTGCGTGCTGTCGTCATCGAATCTCGACGACGTGTTCCGGAAAGCCCTCACGATCGGCGGAGACTCCGACACCATCGCCTGCATGGCCGGCGGCATGGCGCAGGCCTGCTTTGGAACAGACATGCACGGCATATCACCCCGGCACCTGGCGACATCCAAACTGGCAGAACTCCGGGCTCCAGAAATTGAAAGCGCCTTCTCTCACAGTTTATCGCGCTGCGACATCTAG
- a CDS encoding dynamin family protein, whose translation MERITERIDAFNRSLERVGDQLDGFRTDLEDREEGLLGLIDAFGARISTSAPVPKGELAALLAAAFNHLSAGLVAWTSAVRRDISGREFINRFERSVIVTVYGKVKSGKSSLGNFIAGVDRANGSGGFTSGPVPRFRVHAAVGGILQEPEELDPRTGFATDVVECTNRIQEFTLGGLSWIDTPGLHSLTPENGELAKEYVANAELVVFLTSSDSPARASEIAELRRLLPMHKPLLVVVSRFDAFEEDLDENGTIISRTVTKPASAREEQKRWVEAQIAKAGLEKLLRDRSYAFVSTRLAKDALASGDAAAFDASGMPDLFHSISKTLTRDALELKMAGPKHRFNGLIDEILHGRPTETGGAGYASLDSIRNSFMAARSAIERAEAKLLSLGDQITRRTITRTLPAIEALMRKAADEPDRPEHGSKELAKSVEAEIGRHLEAVFSAEVTRVLEGMDVAVTEALGTSGLALNVPGIERKYETISVSQSYTGKAAGSILGGIAGGAIGSFFGPIGTAVGSMIGGGLGSAAGARMAGSKRVSVDVGTNVEEVKAALYESLSAGLPTVVSAALTRVDETALEPLRSASTELVVSIERLAGDLQKRRFDV comes from the coding sequence TTGGAACGTATCACCGAACGCATCGACGCTTTCAACCGGTCGCTCGAACGCGTCGGAGACCAGCTTGACGGGTTTCGAACCGACCTCGAAGACAGGGAAGAGGGGCTCCTCGGCCTGATCGACGCCTTCGGGGCGCGAATCTCGACGTCCGCTCCCGTCCCGAAGGGCGAGCTCGCCGCCCTGCTCGCCGCCGCTTTCAATCATCTGAGCGCCGGGCTCGTCGCCTGGACCTCGGCGGTTCGGCGCGACATCTCCGGCCGTGAGTTCATCAACCGTTTCGAGCGGTCGGTAATCGTCACGGTCTACGGCAAAGTCAAAAGCGGAAAGAGCAGTCTGGGAAACTTCATTGCCGGCGTCGACCGGGCAAACGGTTCCGGCGGTTTCACGTCCGGCCCCGTTCCGCGATTCCGGGTCCACGCCGCGGTCGGCGGCATTCTCCAGGAGCCGGAAGAGCTCGACCCGCGCACGGGGTTCGCGACGGACGTCGTCGAATGCACCAACCGCATCCAGGAGTTCACCCTCGGCGGCCTTTCCTGGATCGACACGCCCGGCCTTCATTCCCTGACCCCCGAAAACGGCGAGCTCGCCAAGGAATACGTCGCGAACGCCGAACTCGTCGTGTTTCTCACCTCGTCCGACTCGCCGGCGCGCGCCAGTGAGATCGCCGAACTGCGCCGGCTTCTTCCCATGCACAAACCGCTTCTCGTCGTCGTTTCCCGCTTCGACGCATTCGAAGAGGATCTCGACGAGAACGGAACCATCATATCCCGCACCGTGACGAAACCGGCCTCAGCTCGCGAAGAGCAGAAGCGATGGGTGGAGGCGCAGATCGCAAAGGCCGGCCTGGAGAAGCTCCTGCGCGACCGCTCGTATGCGTTCGTCTCGACCCGCCTGGCCAAGGACGCGCTGGCATCGGGCGACGCCGCCGCTTTCGACGCTTCGGGCATGCCCGACCTGTTTCACAGCATCTCGAAAACCCTCACGCGCGACGCTCTCGAACTCAAGATGGCCGGGCCGAAGCATCGGTTCAACGGTCTGATCGATGAAATCTTGCACGGCAGGCCGACCGAGACCGGCGGCGCCGGGTACGCCTCGCTCGACAGCATCCGCAACAGCTTCATGGCGGCGCGCTCCGCGATCGAACGCGCAGAGGCGAAGCTTCTGTCGCTCGGCGATCAGATCACCCGGAGAACGATCACGCGCACGCTTCCGGCCATCGAAGCGCTGATGCGCAAGGCCGCGGACGAGCCTGACCGGCCCGAGCACGGGTCGAAGGAACTGGCGAAGAGCGTCGAAGCCGAGATCGGCAGGCATCTCGAGGCCGTCTTCTCGGCCGAGGTGACGCGCGTCCTGGAAGGGATGGACGTCGCCGTGACCGAAGCGCTGGGCACCTCCGGCCTCGCGCTGAACGTGCCGGGCATCGAGCGGAAATACGAAACGATCTCCGTGTCCCAGTCCTACACGGGCAAGGCCGCCGGAAGTATATTAGGCGGTATTGCAGGCGGCGCGATCGGCAGTTTTTTCGGGCCGATCGGCACCGCCGTCGGAAGCATGATCGGCGGCGGCCTCGGCAGTGCCGCCGGTGCAAGGATGGCGGGTTCCAAGCGCGTCAGCGTCGACGTCGGAACGAACGTCGAGGAGGTGAAGGCCGCCCTGTATGAGAGCCTCTCGGCCGGCCTGCCCACGGTTGTGAGCGCGGCGCTGACCCGCGTCGACGAGACCGCGCTCGAGCCCCTGCGTTCCGCTTCGACCGAACTCGTCGTCTCGATCGAACGACTCGCCGGCGACCTTCAAAAGCGCCGATTCGATGTATAA
- a CDS encoding type II toxin-antitoxin system HicB family antitoxin has protein sequence MKFAYPVLLTPDPDGGFVVSCRDLPEAITQGETEADAVENAEGAVQAAIEFRIEKELDIPAPSRARTGEVMAAVPVLTALKAALFRATSGKRGAKTALARALGIDEKEVRRMLDPRHATKAATIEHALAVLGFRLVISLEKAA, from the coding sequence ATGAAATTTGCGTATCCGGTTCTTCTGACTCCCGACCCCGATGGCGGCTTCGTCGTATCGTGCCGGGATCTGCCCGAGGCCATCACGCAGGGCGAAACCGAGGCCGACGCCGTCGAGAACGCCGAGGGTGCCGTCCAGGCCGCTATCGAGTTCCGCATCGAGAAAGAGCTGGACATTCCAGCCCCGTCCAGGGCGAGAACCGGCGAAGTCATGGCCGCCGTACCGGTGCTGACCGCCCTGAAAGCGGCTCTTTTCCGTGCCACCAGCGGCAAGCGCGGCGCCAAAACGGCTCTCGCCCGCGCGCTCGGCATCGACGAAAAAGAAGTCCGCCGGATGCTCGACCCCCGTCACGCGACGAAAGCGGCAACCATCGAACACGCCCTGGCGGTCCTCGGGTTCCGCCTGGTCATCTCCCTGGAGAAAGCCGCATAA
- a CDS encoding tetratricopeptide repeat protein, whose amino-acid sequence MKLALVRGVLIGLLFYLASVPLTVADEGANVGALIEKAATLCGETRYAEAEPLLKQALAAEPDEAEAHYRLAIVYLKTDRPAEAAQEYLKTAGLDEKLARELRMMNPLFSLSAPAKGVTTESGFIAAPEPMTPAASDGIEAK is encoded by the coding sequence ATGAAGCTGGCCCTTGTTCGTGGAGTATTGATCGGTCTGCTGTTTTACCTCGCGTCGGTTCCCCTGACGGTGGCCGATGAAGGGGCGAATGTCGGCGCCCTGATCGAAAAGGCGGCGACGCTGTGCGGGGAAACCCGGTATGCCGAGGCGGAGCCCCTGTTGAAACAGGCGCTCGCGGCCGAGCCGGACGAGGCCGAAGCGCATTACCGGCTCGCGATCGTCTATCTGAAGACCGATCGCCCGGCCGAAGCGGCGCAGGAGTATCTCAAAACGGCCGGTCTCGACGAGAAACTGGCCCGGGAACTGCGCATGATGAATCCCTTGTTCTCCCTGTCCGCCCCCGCGAAGGGCGTCACCACCGAGTCCGGCTTCATCGCCGCCCCGGAGCCGATGACCCCCGCCGCGTCGGACGGAATCGAAGCGAAATAA
- a CDS encoding 50S ribosome-binding GTPase, which yields MTNATNRDERRSDDSPCGIRRELDLTAERLLKIAEEAGVAGLVTGRIRAAQSALAEFRPAAMLFGCYNAGKSTLLNALLKKEQAPVSDVPCTAALDEYKFADWTLYDTPGIDAPIEHEELTREHLRRCHVIVLVVSTAGGTEEELTLRELKRLQVDDKEIIVVLNNKTGLQVDETAVNTLRSRIRDELGNPGVPSVPVLLVNAKSALRGCEPGKEALYEASGIADLLTELPAALARSGGMRVLVPGLNLLRDAAASLSAALREKDASAEARRLEENLKAIRRARAELDRLLEADLKALRGELENRLEKDFAEGGTSRETIEWYLGRSESCLKRRVDILSAELGEAVSGSGATLAADASELPRTPTVVIGGDEGAGRPSETLPAKSGVALDMNQLPQLLKTDAAKSTVKDGLLTLRSYGIPGIKGRWTKTLDKWAGKITRGAGIAIQVFLAAKEYRDAQRAQAAYEQSVAEARRELRHVACQQAGEIEQSVLNQAADVGKQLFSPLEQQAMAAADSLGDAERSRIAALERTENLRTSIDAIHASVAEDRDGQ from the coding sequence ATGACGAACGCGACGAACCGCGATGAACGAAGATCCGACGACTCGCCCTGCGGCATCCGCCGCGAACTGGACCTGACGGCGGAACGCCTGCTGAAGATCGCCGAGGAAGCCGGCGTTGCCGGCCTCGTGACCGGCCGTATACGAGCCGCGCAGTCGGCGCTGGCCGAGTTCCGCCCGGCCGCCATGCTGTTCGGGTGCTACAACGCCGGAAAGAGCACCCTGCTGAACGCTCTCCTGAAAAAGGAGCAGGCGCCCGTCAGCGACGTGCCGTGCACCGCGGCGCTCGATGAATACAAGTTCGCCGACTGGACGCTGTACGACACCCCCGGCATTGATGCGCCGATTGAGCATGAGGAGTTGACGCGCGAGCACCTGCGGCGGTGCCACGTGATCGTTCTCGTCGTCAGCACCGCCGGCGGCACCGAGGAGGAGCTGACCCTCAGGGAACTCAAGCGGCTCCAGGTCGATGACAAGGAGATCATCGTCGTTCTGAACAACAAGACGGGCCTCCAGGTCGACGAAACCGCCGTCAACACCCTCCGCTCGCGCATTCGCGACGAACTCGGGAATCCCGGCGTGCCGTCCGTGCCCGTCCTGCTCGTCAATGCGAAGAGCGCTCTCCGCGGCTGTGAGCCGGGGAAGGAGGCGCTGTACGAAGCCAGCGGCATCGCCGACCTGCTGACCGAGCTTCCGGCGGCGCTGGCCCGTTCCGGCGGCATGCGCGTCCTGGTCCCCGGCCTGAACCTGTTGCGGGACGCCGCCGCGTCGCTGTCGGCCGCTCTGCGGGAGAAGGACGCCTCGGCCGAGGCCCGGCGGCTCGAGGAAAACCTGAAGGCGATCCGCCGCGCGCGGGCGGAACTGGATCGCCTTCTCGAGGCCGATCTGAAGGCGCTCCGGGGCGAACTCGAGAACCGTCTCGAGAAGGACTTCGCCGAGGGCGGAACCAGCCGGGAAACGATCGAATGGTATCTCGGCCGCTCCGAGTCGTGCCTGAAACGCCGGGTGGACATCCTGAGCGCGGAGTTGGGCGAAGCCGTGAGCGGAAGCGGAGCCACCCTCGCGGCCGACGCATCGGAACTGCCGAGGACGCCCACCGTCGTCATCGGCGGCGATGAAGGGGCCGGGCGGCCGTCGGAGACCCTCCCCGCGAAGTCCGGCGTCGCGCTTGACATGAACCAGCTCCCCCAGCTCCTCAAGACAGACGCGGCGAAGTCGACGGTGAAAGACGGCCTCCTGACCCTGCGGAGCTACGGTATCCCGGGAATCAAGGGCCGATGGACGAAGACGCTCGACAAGTGGGCCGGAAAGATCACCCGGGGCGCCGGCATCGCCATCCAGGTCTTCCTGGCCGCGAAGGAATACCGGGACGCACAGCGCGCCCAGGCCGCCTACGAACAGAGCGTCGCCGAAGCGCGCCGGGAACTCCGCCACGTCGCCTGCCAGCAGGCCGGCGAAATAGAGCAGTCGGTATTGAATCAGGCCGCCGACGTCGGAAAACAACTGTTTTCCCCGCTCGAACAACAGGCCATGGCCGCCGCCGACTCCCTGGGCGACGCCGAACGCTCCCGGATCGCCGCTCTCGAAAGGACCGAGAACCTCCGCACCTCGATCGACGCCATCCACGCTTCCGTCGCCGAAGACCGAGACGGGCAGTAG
- a CDS encoding ankyrin repeat domain-containing protein, translating to MMKRACIGILIAGLVSASALFAAPIHTAAKKGDLAKVQGLVKAKPELVSLKNPDGETPLHCACAAGQKAVVEFLLANGADVKASDGEGMTPLHHAATATEPAVISLLLAKGAEVDARDNEGVTPLLVAVAGGELKPVQLLLDANADAKAVDKAGLAALHYAAGDGESEAPERIEIYKLLVAKGASIGATDAEGVTPLHLAAAAGEKEAVEFLLGHGADPAARDKEGKTPLDYAVESEEPEIAALLKKTIRFDALHVN from the coding sequence ATGATGAAACGCGCCTGCATCGGGATCCTCATCGCCGGCCTGGTTTCCGCTTCCGCCCTGTTCGCCGCCCCGATTCACACGGCCGCGAAAAAAGGCGACCTGGCCAAAGTCCAGGGCCTGGTCAAGGCGAAACCCGAACTGGTGAGCCTGAAGAACCCCGACGGGGAAACGCCGCTCCATTGCGCCTGCGCCGCCGGCCAGAAAGCGGTCGTCGAGTTTCTGCTGGCGAACGGCGCCGACGTCAAGGCATCCGACGGGGAAGGCATGACGCCGCTGCACCATGCCGCGACCGCGACCGAGCCGGCCGTCATTTCCCTGCTTCTCGCGAAAGGCGCAGAGGTCGACGCCCGGGACAACGAGGGGGTCACGCCCCTTCTCGTCGCCGTCGCGGGGGGCGAATTGAAGCCCGTGCAGCTGCTTCTCGATGCGAACGCCGACGCGAAAGCCGTCGACAAGGCCGGCCTGGCCGCCCTGCATTACGCCGCGGGCGACGGCGAGTCGGAAGCCCCCGAGCGCATCGAGATTTACAAACTGCTCGTCGCGAAGGGCGCGAGCATCGGTGCGACGGATGCCGAGGGCGTGACGCCCCTGCACCTGGCCGCGGCCGCAGGTGAGAAGGAAGCCGTCGAGTTCCTGCTCGGTCACGGCGCCGACCCGGCCGCCAGGGATAAAGAAGGGAAAACCCCGCTCGATTATGCCGTCGAATCCGAAGAGCCCGAGATCGCCGCGTTGTTGAAAAAAACCATCCGCTTTGACGCCCTTCATGTGAACTGA
- a CDS encoding ORF6N domain-containing protein, translating to MSQAPAVIPHIERRIYTVRGMQIMLDADLAELYGVETKVFLQAVKRNQDRFPDDFMFQFSAEEFSALRSHIVTSKRGGRRYRPYAFTEQGVAMLSSVLRSERAVRVNIEIMRTFVQMRRFLGTHDELARNIGELQKKIKTHDREIALIFSTINSMLHPVTKKKRPIGFQSGT from the coding sequence ATGTCGCAAGCACCAGCCGTTATCCCACATATAGAGCGAAGGATATATACCGTCCGCGGCATGCAAATCATGCTGGATGCGGATCTGGCAGAACTTTACGGCGTTGAAACAAAAGTATTCCTGCAGGCAGTCAAACGGAATCAGGATCGATTTCCCGATGATTTCATGTTTCAGTTTTCCGCAGAGGAGTTTTCTGCTTTGAGGTCACACATTGTGACCTCAAAGAGAGGCGGGCGACGGTATCGGCCGTATGCTTTCACAGAGCAGGGTGTTGCGATGTTATCGAGCGTCCTTCGCAGCGAACGTGCAGTCCGGGTGAATATCGAGATCATGCGTACATTCGTGCAGATGCGACGTTTTCTTGGAACACACGATGAACTGGCGCGGAATATCGGCGAACTGCAAAAGAAAATCAAAACTCATGACCGGGAAATCGCACTGATCTTCTCAACGATCAATTCCATGCTTCACCCTGTAACGAAGAAAAAGCGGCCAATCGGCTTCCAAAGCGGAACGTAA